One region of Vescimonas fastidiosa genomic DNA includes:
- the pyrH gene encoding UMP kinase has product MDEPKYKRVLLKISGEALAGEKHFGLDFGVMGQVADVIKECVEMGVQVGIVIGGGNFWRGVKNGEGYIERTRADHMGMLATAMNCMAMADVLEQKGVDVRVQTALEIKEVAEPYIRARAIRHLEKGRVVIFGCGIGSPFFSTDTAAVLRAAEIGADVILLAKNIDGVYNCDPAKFADAKKFDSITYDDVLAQHLSVMDSTATSLSMDNHIPVLVFALKDPYNIIRALRGEKIGTIVKEA; this is encoded by the coding sequence ATGGACGAGCCGAAATATAAAAGGGTGCTGCTGAAAATCAGCGGCGAGGCCCTGGCGGGAGAAAAGCACTTTGGCCTGGACTTCGGCGTTATGGGTCAGGTGGCGGATGTGATCAAGGAATGCGTGGAGATGGGCGTGCAGGTGGGCATCGTCATCGGCGGCGGCAACTTTTGGCGCGGCGTGAAGAACGGCGAGGGCTACATCGAGCGCACCCGGGCCGACCACATGGGCATGCTGGCCACGGCTATGAACTGCATGGCTATGGCCGATGTGCTGGAGCAGAAGGGCGTAGATGTGCGGGTGCAGACCGCCCTGGAGATTAAAGAAGTGGCGGAGCCCTATATCCGGGCCCGGGCCATTCGGCACCTGGAAAAGGGGCGGGTGGTCATCTTCGGCTGCGGCATCGGCAGTCCCTTCTTCTCCACGGACACCGCGGCGGTGCTGCGGGCAGCGGAGATCGGCGCGGATGTCATCCTGCTGGCCAAGAACATTGACGGCGTTTACAACTGCGACCCGGCTAAGTTTGCCGATGCCAAGAAATTCGACTCCATCACCTATGACGATGTGCTGGCCCAGCATCTGTCCGTTATGGACAGCACCGCCACCAGCCTGTCTATGGATAACCACATCCCTGTTTTGGTATTTGCCCTGAAGGACCCCTACAACATCATCCGCGCCCTGCGCGGAGAAAAAATCGGTACGATCGTAAAGGAGGCTTAA
- the frr gene encoding ribosome recycling factor — MLKDEYKIYEEKMKKSIESVKNDFAAVRAGRANAAVLNRISVDYYGTPTPIQQVGSVASPDPRTLVITPWDGSLLRAIEKAILESDLGINPQNDGKCIRLSFPQLTEERRKELVKQIHKYSENGKVAVRNIRRDAMDRFKKMQKASEITEDELKMAEKDLQKITDDNCKELDKLLDIKEKELMSV, encoded by the coding sequence ATGCTGAAAGATGAATACAAGATTTACGAAGAGAAAATGAAAAAGAGCATCGAGTCCGTTAAAAACGACTTCGCCGCCGTGCGGGCGGGCCGGGCCAATGCCGCCGTGCTCAACCGTATTTCCGTGGACTATTACGGCACCCCCACGCCCATCCAGCAGGTGGGCAGCGTTGCCTCTCCGGACCCCCGGACCCTGGTCATCACCCCCTGGGACGGGTCCCTGCTGCGGGCCATTGAAAAGGCCATTTTGGAGTCTGACCTGGGCATCAATCCCCAGAACGACGGCAAGTGCATCCGCCTGTCCTTCCCCCAGCTCACCGAGGAGCGCCGCAAGGAGCTGGTAAAGCAGATCCACAAGTACTCCGAAAACGGCAAGGTGGCCGTGCGCAACATCCGCCGGGACGCTATGGACAGGTTTAAGAAGATGCAGAAGGCATCCGAGATCACCGAGGACGAGCTGAAAATGGCGGAAAAGGACCTGCAGAAGATCACCGACGACAACTGCAAGGAGCTGGATAAGCTCCTGGACATCAAGGAAAAGGAACTGATGTCGGTCTGA
- the uppS gene encoding polyprenyl diphosphate synthase: MGLFSKKVSHKAGQVDKSRLPRHIAIIMDGNGRWAKKRGLPRTAGHKVGAETFRKIALQCKALGVEYLTIYAFSTENWKRPAEEVSTLMSLLKKYMQEAIDTMERDKMKLRFFGDLSALSPELQDLACRANAVADRVEGFQANLCINYGGRDEILHAAKLCAAAGEEMTEENLEKHLYSAGIPDPELIIRPGGELRLSNFLLWQCAYSEFYFCDTLWPDFGERDLDEAIVAYQQRDRRFGGVK; encoded by the coding sequence ATGGGACTGTTTTCTAAAAAAGTCTCTCATAAGGCGGGGCAGGTGGATAAAAGCCGCCTTCCCCGCCACATCGCTATCATTATGGACGGCAACGGTCGTTGGGCGAAGAAGCGCGGGCTTCCTCGTACTGCCGGACATAAGGTCGGCGCGGAGACATTTCGCAAAATTGCCCTGCAGTGCAAAGCACTGGGCGTGGAATACCTGACCATTTACGCCTTCTCCACGGAGAACTGGAAGCGGCCCGCCGAGGAGGTAAGCACGCTGATGAGCCTGCTTAAAAAGTATATGCAGGAGGCCATTGACACCATGGAGCGGGATAAGATGAAGCTCCGCTTTTTCGGTGATCTCTCGGCTCTGAGCCCGGAGCTGCAGGACCTGGCCTGCCGGGCAAACGCCGTGGCCGACCGGGTGGAGGGCTTCCAGGCAAACCTGTGCATCAACTACGGCGGACGGGATGAGATCCTCCATGCGGCCAAGCTCTGCGCGGCGGCGGGGGAGGAGATGACGGAGGAGAATCTGGAAAAGCACCTCTACTCCGCCGGTATCCCCGACCCGGAGCTTATCATTCGCCCCGGCGGGGAGCTGCGGCTGAGCAATTTCCTGCTGTGGCAGTGCGCGTATTCGGAGTTTTACTTCTGTGATACCCTGTGGCCGGATTTCGGCGAAAGGGACCTGGATGAGGCCATTGTAGCCTACCAGCAGCGGGACCGGCGGTTCGGCGGCGTGAAGTAA